A window of Glycine soja cultivar W05 chromosome 13, ASM419377v2, whole genome shotgun sequence genomic DNA:
GGGACTCTGCCTTATCTGCATGGTTGGGCTTGGATGATTGGTTTGATTACTACTTTACATTATTCTGTTGGCTTAAAGGAAAAGcactttttttataacatttttcacttatttttaaacaaacaagTTACTATAATTGAAAATACATCCAATATTTAaggtatatataaataatttatattttaaaaaattaaaaaaagataaaatatacataataaGTAATGTGCTCAAAATAAATGAATAGCTAGCTAATATCACTAATCATCAAACCTTATACATAGtcagcaaaaaaatcaatcaaccCTTACATATGCATATGTGTGTACGCATGATTATAAAACCTTACACGTAACTCAAATTAAACTTGCATGTTCCATATATCTTAACAATTAATATGAACTTATTCACCCTGTCTTATTCTTAACCAGATCTCAAATTCCCTtagaaacaaaatttgaaacCTGAATAATATGGACAGAAATTTCTTTGAAAGAGATCATCTATTACTTTTAAACGTTATCAACTAAAAATTTGGTGGCGTAAACATTAGACTAACTAACTAATTACGGGCTCTTTGGTTTATCATTGAGATTTGTATTTTTCAATGCTAAAACATGAattctaatgtaatttttttcaaaacaatttgttCTCACTTGGTAGAATTCTGTTTTTAATATTGGACTTAGATTTAATTTTGCTaggtctctttcttttttctcgtTTATTTCATCGGTATTCTATTTTTAGTAAGAGATGGCtttatgtgaaaaaaataaaggcaATTAAGTTATAAGTGGAATATTACTGGTATttaaaaaagtaacaaaaacTACATTTTGTTAACGAGAATTAATGAATAGATAAGGTTTAAACTTATGACTTTGTTCAAATTACTCAAATTCCTCGCTATCCCAATTTTAGTGATTTCATAACTTTCTCTTTACGTGCATGTAATTATCTCTGCCTAATGAGCTACGGTCTGTCAAActgatttgatatttttcttactaATAATTGCCTGTGCAAAGATCTTTCTATCTCAATTTGTTATCTATCTCGGTAGGGTCGTCACTCTCAATGCCAACAAACATGTGAAAAGAAGTTAATTAATGAGATCCAATAAACAACTTACCAGTTAATTAGCTCTAATAATAACAAACATTTATCATACACGAATCTTCATCTGTAACAGAATATCTTATTCATGAAGCATTACATTTATCTTATTACTATGATTTTCATATACATATGGTATATTATGTACGTAAATGAATCAGTGGTCCTTTTACAAACAAAAAGGTGACAGTGACAAGTACTAATGAGGCAACGGATGCTCATTGTAGTGATAACtctcttttgtaaattaaaattgaaattacatAAACTACCTTtggtaaattaaaattgaaattacatAAACTACCAacaataaaagatatatttttttattttaacattataatCCATCACGAAAAAGTAATTCTGAGTAATTTAAAATtcgattgaaaaataaaaaaaattaattaagaataattttcatcaataatcaaactcaaataatatttaaacaatttaattataattttaacacaTTAATCACATCACATATTTACTAATAATTAAACGTATAATTTGTTTACTAATAATGTAATATGGAGAAATCAAGCCTATATTCACTCAAGTCTATTTCcttattatagaaattaaatactGTAAGGCCTTTATAGATCTTAATTAAACACTTAAATGTGTatcatataagtttttatttgtaagttgtttttataattgaaaagcaaataaggttaaattattttcatataaaattttaatttttttataagttattttgaaaattttattaaaatatattgaaaaaattttataataaatcataaactataattttttaagttttcttaAATACTTAAAGGTCACGACATAGAATAATTTCAAATAAGATATAAATAAATTCCTCCAAGCACATCTTAaatctacattttttttaaacaaacttTCATCGTTAaaagcaaataataataataataataatatatttatatatgcttTAACAATGATAACTAACAtttatcagaaaaaaaattaatatactctcaagctattttttaaaactaataaaaattacatattataattatataatttctctatatttacactttttttagataaacaaattataaaaatgatgtaaataagacgtataatattattattttttacaacaacgtataatattatttataacgTAGATAATGcgtttttgatattttatatatatgtggtgtaattattttcttatccaATAATTAGCAATCTTATCTTGCTTTTATCCATGGGAGCTAATTAACTAATGGTACCaatcttttcattcttttaataattattctttCCCCACTAGAAGACTAGAAGAGTATTTGCTAACTACATATATCATTGTGTAAGAGTCTACAAATATATGTGAAGTGAAGCTCCACCTGAATGCACCCGAattagagagaagagagagagagagagagagttataATAATTAGTTGCTTCAATTCGATATATATAAACATGGCTTACAACTTCCCTGATGTGTTTTGCTGGATTCAGAGTCTTCCACCAATCTCAGAATGGGAAACAAGTTCCATGTCCTTAAACATATGTTCTTCTTCAAGCTCATCATGCCAACCACGTCTTAATCTCACCGTATCCAAAAACAATAGCAATAATCATTCCTCATCAAACctctattttgttattattgcaGACTGCAACATTCCCATCCATCTTTGGACCTCTAAACCTTTCAAGCCAAGCAGCACCACTATTACTAATAAAACccacaataataataagttaatagATGATGAAGAAACCATTTCCAATCTCTTTGTTAATTtcattcaagccatccttcttTATGGCTCCAACAAAAACAGCACTCCCTTCCTCAGATTTCCAAACCTTGACTCCATCACTTCCAACAACTTTTCAGATGTTTTCAATCTTTCTTTCTTCACCCTCTTGTTCCTAGTTTGCATATATGAAGCTCCTGCTGCAGATTTTCGTTCTGGGTGTATTAGCAACTTGAAAGACCACTTGACAGGTTTTCAGTCAAGACAAGCATCACATAAGATTATGAAACTCCTAGGGTCTAACTTGGAAGAGCATTGGATGCGTTCATTGAACCTCGCAGTTACTAACTGGGTTGGGGAACTTGAAGCACATAACAACCCCTTCAGAACACCGTGCCCTTTGTTTTCTTATGCATTTTCAACAATTGGGTTGTGGAAGGTGCAGCTTTATTGTCCCCTCTTGGTCATGGATGTTGAGAATTCAAAAAGCAATCCAGCTAGCgagaggcttcaattctcccTCAGATATCACCATGTGGAAGGTGTTCTTCAGTTCAATCACAAAGTCTTGATCAAAGAGGAGTGGGCTGAAATCATGGTGGACATTGACAACATAAGGTAACCACTAATTAACCACCAATATATTATCCCATTAAGAGATAATACATGTGGAGCCAATAAATAAGCATCTTAACAAGACAAATAAATTAGTCATTAATCATGCCCATATGTTGTTATTAGAAGTTTAGGAAAAAATTCTCATCATTTgtacaatctttttttttttaatattttatacaatcTTTCTCATTAGCTTGAATTCTTTAAAAAgaggtactttttttttttacttttcttttctctaaaTTGTTCAACTTAACTAAATTTCTAATAGTTCAAGATTTTGGTTTAGATTTGAAATAAGTGAAATTcgcttaaattttatattagaaaaaaaaaacaacattgttccatttctttttataaaaattgacgATCAAAATTACAAGGTTCTTTTATGAATCACATTCATCCCTATATATTTATTTCGATATATTGAAGTGATTAACCGAATTAAATAAGGTTATTTGATCCATATAGCCAACGTTATATTATAGGTTTTGTTATTGCTGTATATATattgagtatttttttcttatacatgtttaaattaatttccttTATGAATGGCAATCATCTTTATGTGGTTACATACTTCGCTATATTAATCAAGTCAAAATGATGTTATGTGATCCATCTAAATTactgttattattatataatgagataagattttgttattattatatattaagtgattgtttttcttaatcctttctaatttaatttcatatatatttaatttacattaatattaattaactcCTTGTGGAAAGGTGTGATGTTATAAAATTGGTGAATGAGTCCCTTATGAGCCAACGAGGGGTAGGTGCAGCTGAAAAACATTTTCCTTCGAGAATATCATTGCAACTTACACCAACACTCCAAGACCAAGTGTTGAGCCTATCAGTTGGCAAGTCCTCAGAGAACCCTCGAAAAGAAATTGGTGTTGACAAAAGCGTGGAAGCTTCATTTGAACCATCCAATCCCTTGGCACTTAAGGTGTCAGCTGGAGAATCCTCAACCGTTAGTTTGAAGCCTTGGAAATTCGAGGAATCTGTTTATGGATACAGTGCAAATTTGAATTGGTTTCTTCATGATAGTGTTGATGGCAAAGAAGTTTTCTCATCAAAGCCTTCAAAGTTTGCAATGCTTAACCCAAAGTCATGGTTCAAAAACCGATACTCTAGTGCTTACCGACCTTTCAACAAGGAAGGAGGGGTTATATTTGCTGGTGATGAATATGGAGAAAAAGTGTGGTGGAAAGTGGACAAAGGAGCCATAGGGAAAACAATGGAGTGGGAGATAAGGGGTTGGATATGGTTAACATATTGGCCTAACAAACGTGTAACATTCTACAATGAAACTAGGAGGTTGGAGTTTCGAGAAATAGTCCATCTCGACGTTGCTTAGCCTTGCCTCAAGATCGTAGTTATGTGCAAACTATTTGTTTAAACGCGTGATTAGTTCCTTAATTGTAAGATAGAACTTAGAAGTGATCCTTTAATTAGTTTCTGCAGGTTGATATATGATCAATGGATACGAGTATATATTATTGTCAAACACACtacttttaacaatttattttaaatatgtattcTTTATCATTGGCTTAATTAATTGTATGTCCATCCCATTAAATAGACTAATAGATTACTCCTAATTCCAGACTCAAATagtattatgaaaaaaaaataattcatgtgCTAAAAAAGCTACTATCTAGGACGTATGTTCAACAACGGTTACTTAAAAACGTCGTTATTTAACGTCCAATGGCATTTTGGTAAATATGATATCATTTTAAAGTTGGGTTTCATAAAACCGTTTTTGAATaatgtaaaacaaaaatgttttttatgaagTCATCTTTGtttgtgtttaaatttgaaattttttaaagaattaaaagcgATGTGTCCTTTCGTTTCGCGTCCTCTCCTCTTCTCGAtacacctctctctctctctccttatTCATGTGTGTGTTTAGCACATCCGTCGGTCTCCATTcttcaataaacaaaaaccagagagaggaagagaagagagcCTTGATGGGAGAAATCAAGGAGGAGTGCACGAGCTCCGACAAGAGCAAGCAGGAGAAATAGTTGCATAGCAAGGTCTCGAAGGTGGCGCTATACTCGAGCGGGGAGAGCAAGGCAATCGCGAGTGTGTGCGAAACGGCGTCATCGCTTGGAAGCATGGGCCCCGAAGTGTCGCATCTCAAGTGAGGGAGGTGGTACAAGCTCCGAGAACTCGAAGCCGCCACTAATGGGTTGTGCGAAGAGAACGTCATCAACGAAGGTGGCTACAGAATTGTGTACCGTGGCTTGTTTCCCGATGGCACCAAGGTTGCTGGAGACCTGGATCTTATTTGCCCAAAGGTATTTTTTATCATAGGCATAGATGTTTTATTTCCCTGTTTTGCTATTTCAAGAAGTGAATATTCTTAAAGATATTTTGTGGTATTGTAATGAGGTATTTGGAGCACCTGGAGGCTCACATTATGCTCATTATCATTTGGTTGGAAGAAGGACGGTATGAAATTATTCCTTTGGTTGTTGATGTTCATGTTCTTTTAGATTAGGAAATTGTCAACAAGGAAAGAATAACATGccgaattttatattataattaattggtTATGGCCTTGTTGGTTGTCCCATACAATGGAAGACTTGAAAAGATATTAACTGTtttcatgaaaatatataatataggaAGATGTGTAGCTAATGGTGGAAACAGGGCTTGATGCCTATAGATTTTCGATTTCATGGTCAAGATTGTTACCAAGTACTATAATATTGAACAAGCTCCCCTGCAAAATAAATTTGAGAACTCCTACCTTTTAGTTTTTGTAGCCTCCTATTTTTTCGGAAGCAGCTCTGGACTATTCTGCAGCTGCAGTTAAGAGATTGGAAATTACGCGTTTTTGGACATGGCTACCAAAAATCCACCCTTCAAGGTTTGTGGCATTTTCCTCTTTATACATTTCAAATCATGTACTTACCTACCTACCCATAAACGGTGCAAagtttattgataaataaataactggATAACTGTGTGAAATGAACTCTATTTTTCATATCTTGTAACTCCTTAATGGATGCTTTATTACATTCTTATAATAATTTCATGTTGCAATGTCTTTTCATGTAATTGATAACTACCCTCTTTtgttttgcctcttttttttaagtaattgaaaaagataaagcAATTAATGCAATCTGAGTTTGTTATCTTTCAATAGATAATTATGGGCTCTTCTTCAAAGGCCCGTAGAGAGATTCTTGCTGAGATGGGATATGAGTTCACAATAATGGTATGTGTTAGTGTTATAATGTAATTGCTTCAGTTTTGTTACCATTATTCATTAGTTTGATGGAAAGATTGAAAGAGCTTGGCTTTTAGACTGCAGACATTGATGAGAAAGGTATTAGGAGGGAAAAGCTGAAACATTTGGTAATGGCATTAGTTGAGGCAAAGGTATCAATTTCTTCATTGGTTtcctattatttattatttattttttaattatgtggaTACAAATCTTACAATCACTTCCTCTTAGGATGCTGTGGAATAATAACTATTTAAGAAATCTTACAATCACTTCCCTCAACCTTATTGGATAATTTCTCCCCATaatacatacataaataatataaatcccATTATATCTATTTTAGAGATGTTCACAAGTCAAACTCTATGCAGTTACATTAACAACATTGTTGATAGATTAAGTTGCAAATTTGGTTTATTGCTCTCCTATTGGGTAAATTGTAGTTGTAGTAATCCAATTTCCTAGGCTCTCCATATGATTTTGggcatctttttcattttttgggaTGTAAAGGCtccaaatacaaaaattaaaaaaaaaattagcatttctacatcggttctggCATGACCGATGTAGAGATGCTCAGCATTATACATCGGTCCTTCAGTTgtgaccgatgtagaatgtttatcattttacatcggttattcaaCGACCGTCGTAGAAAACTTAGCATTCTACATCGATCCTGCAATTGTGACCGTCATAGAATGTTGATTTTTCTACATCGGTCACAACTGaaggaccgatgtagaatgctgagcattctaagacgattcctGGCAACCATCATAGAATAAGCGATCACTTTTAACATCGTCTCCTACGATGACGGTCGTAAATCGATGTAGATAGTCTCCTATAACCGATGTAGATTgtcttttttctagtagtgtaacTTTTACAATATGattactttaaaagtcatatctAGTAATATATGTTGCCAAAATGAatccaaatttttaaatattagcgcaagtgagtaaaaaaaattaagaagtgCATTCCAAGAGGTAAAATGAAATGTatcctttttgttttgaaactaaaaaaaaaatgaaatgtataTTGGTTCAATGATTCTTGCCTTCACGGAGAACTCTAACTCTACTAACATAATGAAAAGGTAGGTAGAGAgatgatataattaaaattcatcaaataatatcataaatagaGTTACTCACCTTCATTATAAAAGGAAGTTCTTGAGATGAAAATAATCATCTAACCTAAACAAGGAGATACCATTACccaagtgtgtgtgtgtgagttagagagagatagagaataTTATGAAGGAATGAGTTTCTCatatttttctagaaaactTCTAATAGGGTttgttttccaatagtgatatCAAAGTTGGTTGGTGCACTCAAGTGACTAGTCAAACAAGTATTAAAGCAAGATGAAGCTAATATTGGATCAATGTATTGAAGTTTTCTTAGCGACGTAGAACTCAAGTGGTATGTCTTATTAGTGTAAGAAGAATATTCATGGTGAGTAGGTGTTTGTGAAGAGGCTAGGATTGATGTTTGGAAATTTTAATTGAGAGAATTGAAGGGGTTATTAggaaaatcaatataattttcaaatactaATATAAGTGAGGAGTGAAAAATCAAGAGGTGCATTTTTTGAAGTAATGAAATGTATTTTGACTCTTGAAGAATCTATTACTATAATGAAAAAGTAGGTAGAGAGATAGGATAATAGAAATCCACTAAATAATATTCATGAATGAGTCATTCACTatcactataaaaaaaattattgagataAGAATCATCCAGCTCAAATAGGAATTCACAAC
This region includes:
- the LOC114382115 gene encoding uncharacterized protein LOC114382115, which produces MAYNFPDVFCWIQSLPPISEWETSSMSLNICSSSSSSCQPRLNLTVSKNNSNNHSSSNLYFVIIADCNIPIHLWTSKPFKPSSTTITNKTHNNNKLIDDEETISNLFVNFIQAILLYGSNKNSTPFLRFPNLDSITSNNFSDVFNLSFFTLLFLVCIYEAPAADFRSGCISNLKDHLTGFQSRQASHKIMKLLGSNLEEHWMRSLNLAVTNWVGELEAHNNPFRTPCPLFSYAFSTIGLWKVQLYCPLLVMDVENSKSNPASERLQFSLRYHHVEGVLQFNHKVLIKEEWAEIMVDIDNIRCDVIKLVNESLMSQRGVGAAEKHFPSRISLQLTPTLQDQVLSLSVGKSSENPRKEIGVDKSVEASFEPSNPLALKVSAGESSTVSLKPWKFEESVYGYSANLNWFLHDSVDGKEVFSSKPSKFAMLNPKSWFKNRYSSAYRPFNKEGGVIFAGDEYGEKVWWKVDKGAIGKTMEWEIRGWIWLTYWPNKRVTFYNETRRLEFREIVHLDVA